From the Cryptosporidium parvum Iowa II chromosome 2, whole genome shotgun sequence genome, one window contains:
- a CDS encoding translation initiation factor eIF-3 subunit 7, with product MSKFNYILNFSPDTWTPTIESKAGENCLGGIKNFPFAPSMKIDRLGAVCDFSYTSYSRGRDAKSSQADNQDFHLVDSRPFPKTKVRYVQRKFQKETAQAYHQKQQQQEKAEMLLRQGKRSAKMRQAGTQQYQYSRHRFVSRMRTLTEWSIEPLSSWISVAEIPLSSLPKQFLDVSKSTIEDIGWFGTLKSYNKSMDRISPKLPMVLKDFGNMEFLQPTTSDDEILRDALLQPERNIDVAITDQILACLVAAAQSKYSWHILVTNVDGKLIFDKQDGSIIDLITVNETSAEPPLPDNVNKNNRPHLLGLEALKSNQNYTQNIQIFGDEGIIKQFEPIPFSEENQDTNIESKCYRYRIFSLPPRAGASSSENAQKTVRVAIRTEIDAQIPNAESENSGFIFARALNEYDPKTVKTWNTQLETQKGALLATEIRNNACQLTKWATQALLSSCDILKLGYIVRRTPNDRESHQIISVQSYKTKELSAQMGLKEENAWGIVRALVDLLSEQPEGQYVILRTPVKHVLRVYRIPDEESSELPQDEQNHNKE from the coding sequence ATGAGTAAGTTCAACTacatattaaatttttctcCTGATACTTGGACTCCAACAATAGAGTCTAAAGCAGGAGAAAACTGTTTGGGCGGAATAAAGAATTTCCCATTTGCCCCATCTATGAAGATTGATAGACTAGGAGCTGTTTGCGACTTTTCATACACAAGTTATTCGAGAGGAAGAGACGCAAAATCATCTCAAGCTGATAACCAAGACTTCCACCTGGTTGACTCTCGTCCATTTCCAAAAACTAAAGTACGATATGTACAAagaaaattccaaaaagAAACTGCTCAGGCATACCATCAAAAGCAACAACAACAGGAAAAGGCAGAAATGCTATTAAGACAAGGAAAGAGAAGTGCAAAGATGCGTCAAGCTGGTACTCAACAATATCAGTATTCTCGACATAGATTTGTATCTCGTATGAGAACTTTAACGGAATGGTCAATAGAACCATTATCATCATGGATATCTGTTGCAGAGATTCCACTTTCATCTTTACCAAAACAATTTTTAGATGTTAGTAAGTCAACAATTGAAGACATTGGATGGTTTGGTACACTAAAGAgttataataaatcaatgGATCGAATTTCTCCAAAATTGCCAATGGTTCTTAAAGACTTTGGAAACATGGAATTCCTCCAACCTACAACATCTGATGATGAGATCCTTAGAGATGCTTTACTACAGCCAGAAAGGAATATTGATGTTGCAATTACTGATCAAATTCTGGCATGTTTGGTTGCAGCTGCTCAATCAAAATACTCATGGCATATCTTAGTGACAAATGTTGACGGaaagttaatttttgataaacAGGATGGatcaattattgatttgATCACAGTTAATGAAACATCAGCTGAACCTCCTCTACCAGACAATGTAAACAAGAATAATAGACCTCATTTACTTGGTTTGGAGGCTTTGAAATCCAATCAGAACTATACTCAAAACATTCAAATATTCGGAGATGAAGGTATTATTAAGCAATTTGAGCCAATTCCATTCTCTGAGGAAAACCAGGACacaaatattgaatctaAATGTTATAGATATCGTATATTCTCTTTACCTCCAAGAGCTGGAGCATCATCTAGCGAAAATGCACAAAAGACTGTTAGAGTTGCAATAAGAACAGAAATAGATGCTCAAATTCCAAATGCTGAATCGGAAAACAGTGGATTCATTTTTGCTAGAGCTTTGAATGAGTATGATCCAAAGACTGTTAAAACTTGGAATACACAATTAGAAACTCAAAAAGGTGCTCTTCTTGCAACagaaattagaaataatgCCTGTCAGTTAACTAAATGGGCAACACAGGCTTTACTTTCCAGTTGTGATATTCTCAAGCTTGGTTATATTGTTAGAAGAACTCCTAATGATAGAGAGAGCCACCAAATTATTAGTGTCCAATCCTATAAAACTAAGGAATTGAGCGCTCAAATGGGACTAAAGGAAGAAAATGCATGGGGTATTGTTCGTGCTTTGGTTGATCTTTTATCTGAGCAACCAGAAGGTCAGTACGTCATTCTAAGAACCCCTGTAAAGCATGTACTCAGAGTATATAGAATACCTGATGAAGAAAGTAGTGAACTTCCTCAGGATGAACAAAATCACAATAAAGAATAG
- a CDS encoding 60S ribosomal protein L15 gives MGAYKYLEELYKRKQSDILRFLMRVRSWEYRQLPAVMRCSHPTRPDKARRLGYKAKQGYVVYRVRVRRGDRKKRVAKGIVYGKPKNQGICKMKSTRNLRAVAEERVGKSICGGLRVLNSYFVCQDATYKFYEVILVDPAHPAIRNDARINYICNPVHKHRQQRGLTAAGRKSRGLQVRGGRAARLRPSRRAVYRRRQLIQLRRYR, from the coding sequence ATGGGAGCTTACAAGTACCTCGAGGAATTATATAAGCGCAAACAGTCTGACATCTTGCGTTTCCTTATGAGAGTTAGATCATGGGAATACCGTCAGTTGCCAGCAGTTATGAGATGCAGTCACCCAACACGTCCAGATAAGGCCAGAAGACTTGGATACAAGGCTAAACAAGGATATGTTGTATATCGTGTTAGAGTCAGACGTGGTGACCGTAAGAAACGTGTTGCCAAGGGTATCGTCTATGGTAAACCAAAGAACCAGGGTATTTGCAAAATGAAGAGTACTCGTAATTTAAGAGCTGTTGCTGAGGAGAGAGTAGGAAAGTCAATCTGTGGTGGTCTCCGCGTCTTGAACTCATACTTTGTATGCCAAGATGCTACTTACAAGTTCTATGAGGTCATCTTAGTTGACCCAGCTCACCCAGCTATCCGTAACGATGCAAGAATCAACTACATCTGCAACCCAGTACACAAACATCGTCAACAAAGAGGTCTTACTGCTGCAGGCAGAAAGTCACGTGGCTTACAAGTTAGAGGAGGTAGAGCCGCTCGTCTTAGACCATCTAGAAGAGCAGTCTATCGTCGCAGACAACTTATTCAGTTACGTAGATATCGTTAA
- a CDS encoding notchless, protein MAINNAEEMELMKRRRVGAEYQESSPGEGTEQKQERHVNVQFIDPDGNKVGDEFDINLDETNLRDLNALVNQLLENEEDTPYSFCLNDSNLEVSFSLSETFDKIGGISTEDVLKIVYYPMTPFKILPATRCTSSLQGHKDAVLCCSFSPDSNLLATGSGDTTVRLWDLLTETPEMCLKGHLNWVLTLAWSPDSTLLASAGMDNAICIWNPSKGDKVFRKLKGHSKAVVSLAWQPLHLMNFSAETKVNDGEENATESGSNNLYFPKLISASKDFTLKIWNITTGTIINTLSSHTEMITHVKWTGINQEYVVSSSRDSLIKVWNPETGQLLRDLKGHAHWVNTLALNTDYITRSACYYPTGKNLKLNFKSLQDKIAAAKQSVDNFKKRCKFERLLSGSDDNTMFLWDPLGENGRKPIHRLTGHLKVVNHVAFSPDGRYIASASFDKTIRLWDGHSGKFIAVLRGHVGPVYMISWSVDSRLIASASSDSTVKVWHVSSKKLKEDLPGHADEVYTIDWSIDGSRLSSGSKDCIVKIWRH, encoded by the coding sequence ATGGCAATAAATAATGCTGAAGAAATGGAACTTATGAAGAGGAGAAGAGTAGGAGCAGAATATCAAGAGAGTAGCCCAGGAGAAGGTACTGAGCAGAAACAGGAACGCCATGTTAATGTTCAATTTATAGATCCAGATGGCAATAAGGTAGGCGATGAATTCGATATAAACTTAGATGAAACCAATTTAAGGGACCTGAATGCTTTGGTTAACCAACTTTTGGAGAATGAAGAAGATACTCCCTATAGTTTTTGCTTAAATGACTCAAATTTGGAGGTATCATTCTCACTTTCCGAAacatttgataaaataGGAGGAATTTCTACAGAAGATGTTCTCaaaattgtttattatCCAATGACTCCTTTTAAAATCTTACCAGCCACAAGGTGTACTAGTTCTTTACAAGGCCATAAAGATGCAGTTTTATGTTGCTCCTTTAGTCCTGATAGTAATTTACTTGCGACAGGATCTGGTGATACAACAGTTAGACTCTGGGATCTTCTTACAGAAACTCCTGAAATGTGTCTAAAAGGCCATTTAAATTGGGTTCTAACTTTAGCTTGGTCTCCAGATTCTACCTTATTAGCATCAGCAGGTATGGATAATGCTATTTGCATTTGGAATCCATCCAAGGGTGATAAGGTATTTAGAAAGCTCAAAGGACATTCAAAGGCTGTAGTTTCATTAGCATGGCAACCTCTGCATCTAATGAACTTCTCTGCTGAAACTAAAGTTAATGATGGTGAGGAAAATGCTACAGAATCAGGGTCGAACAACTTGTATTTCCCTAAATTAATAAGTGCATCCAAGGATTTTACCCTAAAGATTTGGAACATAACAACTGgaacaataattaatactttGTCATCCCATACTGAAATGATTACACATGTCAAATGGACTGGAATAAACCAGGAATATGTTGTTAGTTCTTCTAGAGATTCGCTGATTAAGGTTTGGAACCCAGAAACTGGTCAACTTTTGAGAGATTTGAAAGGCCATGCTCACTGGGTTAATACTCTTGCCCTAAATACTGATTATATTACCAGATCAGCTTGTTACTACCCTACTGGGAAAAACCTGAAGCTAAACTTCAAATCCTTGCAAGACAAGATCGCTGCAGCCAAACAATCTGTTGAtaactttaaaaaaaggTGCAAGTTTGAAAGGCTTCTCTCAGGTTCTGACGATAATACTATGTTCCTATGGGATCCGCTTGGAGAAAATGGTAGAAAGCCAATTCATAGACTAACAGGGCATTTAAAAGTTGTTAACCATGTTGCCTTTTCTCCAGACGGAAGATATATTGCATCTGCATCATTTGATAAAACTATTAGGCTCTGGGATGGACATTCTGGAAAGTTTATTGCGGTTCTTAGGGGCCATGTCGGTCCAGTATATATGATTTCATGGTCAGTGGATAGCAGATTGATTGCATCTGCTTCTAGTGATAGTACGGTAAAAGTTTGGCACGTAAGCTCTAAAAAACTCAAGGAAGATCTCCCAGGTCATGCTGACGAAGTTTACACTATTGACTGGTCTATAGATGGTTCAAGACTTTCATCAGGATCTAAAGATTGTATTGTGAAAATCTGGAGGCATTAA
- a CDS encoding nucleoside transporter, 10 transmembrane domain domain, nucleoside binding domain (transcripts identified by EST), which yields MKSERLENSSTASIPYFTSLFQSGGLIPKRERLYARLVFITFGIASLFMWNTYLSCYGILNKQLFPGMGFIQYVQTSYMTSVFIGNLTMVFGLTHIFDPHHCTVIFNCVGALQSSIICLSVWLLHGTYLGCSLNILIAGLVAFSCAILIPETFTLAAIMPESFCSDVSLGQSFSGAITFTLTIILDIFIPHDIQGRKLLVTVMFALSTIISLFAAFLAQSLTKSPWCYSAIAEIRRKSNSSTLISVNQYRNDSQLSYEDSLVSVPISLETENSFECRSTHLEVTRQIWPQLYNIFMSFMVTLAVFPTICAEWDTFLPEKYSNILMVILVGMFHLGDMLGRHVPKFGFTIPPSLLWILTTSRLAFIPLYAAIKNASYDSFLASIWTKIIVQFFLAFTNGLSAYLAFIYGPETVYFRHNKEKASFLLAIYNVAGMTAGSWLMNLLVWVKYF from the coding sequence ATGAAATCTGAAAGACTAGAAAATTCAAGTACGGCTAGCATTCCTTACTTTACATCATTATTTCAATCTGGAGGGCTTATCCCTAAACGTGAAAGACTGTATGCTCGTCTCGTATTTATTACATTTGGTATCGCTTCCTTATTTATGTGGAATACATATTTAAGTTGTTATGGGATCTTAAATAAACAGTTATTTCCAGGAATGggatttattcaatatgTTCAAACCAGTTATATGACATCGGTATTCATAGGTAACTTAACTATGGTTTTTGGTTTGACTCATATTTTTGATCCTCATCATTGTACCGTGATATTTAATTGCGTTGGTGCATTGCAGTCTTCAATTATCTGTTTATCTGTGTGGCTTCTTCATGGTACCTATTTGGGTTgttcattaaatattttaattgcAGGGCTTGTAGCTTTTAGTTGTGCAATTTTGATACCAGAAACATTCACATTAGCAGCTATTATGCCAGAAAGCTTTTGTTCAGATGTCTCTTTGGGACAAAGTTTTAGTGGTGCTATTACATTTACCCTAACAATTATTTTGGATATATTTATTCCACATGATATTCAAGGAAGGAAATTATTAGTGACAGTAATGTTTGCCTTAAGTACAATAATTTCCCTTTTTGCTGCATTTTTGGCTCAATCATTAACTAAATCTCCTTGGTGTTATTCAGCTATTGCAGAAATTCGTAGAAAATCCAATTCAAGCACACTAATATCCGTAAATCAATACAGAAATGATTCCCAATTGTCTTACGAAGATTCTTTAGTTTCAGTTCCTATTTCTCTTGAAACTGAAAATAGCTTCGAATGCAGAAGTACCCATTTGGAAGTTACAAGGCAGATTTGGCCACAACTctataatatattcatgTCATTCATGGTTACTTTAGCTGTATTCCCAACAATTTGTGCAGAATGGGACACATTTTTACCTGAAAAATACtccaatatattaatgGTCATTTTGGTTGGAATGTTTCATCTCGGTGATATGCTTGGAAGACATGTACCAAAGTTCGGATTCACCATTCCTCCTTCTCTTCTCTGGATTCTAACCACATCCAGACTTGCTTTTATACCGCTTTATGCTGCCATTAAAAATGCCAGTTATGATTCATTTCTTGCTTCTATTTGGACTAAAATTATTGTTCAATTTTTCTTGGCATTCACTAACGGACTTTCTGCATACCTTGCCTTCATTTATGGGCCTGAAACTGTATACTTTAGGCATAATAAAGAGAAAGCGTCTTTTCTCCTTGCCATTTATAATGTAGCAGGTATGACAGCAGGAAGCTGGCTTATGAACCTTCTTGTCTGGGTTAAATacttttga
- a CDS encoding ubiquitin-conjugating enzyme has protein sequence MNLGLWNPITLEVENSRLTYFSIRSDQLLKKSNSNKNNEDKLVREIILDYKYLIDYSCLLEFSPDGLYVIPEYENIYTWQGGIFIRSGLYAGAFYRFQIELALEREYVSDGSELKTHKVEFLNPPAHPLVSISSGLLYIPNEWQAKIQNNVLALLFFIKNIFYLPELITYKLDDQEIGNVEMSDSVRNDPKKAIYKIQRSVKDSIEKSCRAYNSKFSPFKLNYHVNDSDKNEDKEEAKQEFHYNIDDDLSADIVEYIKECVQNSSNINEQKESLNEWILNIVDKNKLK, from the coding sequence ATGAACTTAGGGTTGTGGAATCCAATAACTTTGGAAGTGGAGAATTCAAGGTTGACATACTTTTCTATAAGATCTGATCagttattaaagaaaagcaattctaacaaaaataatgaagataaatTAGTAAgagaaataattttggattATAAATACTTAATAGATTACTCATGTTTATTGGAATTTTCTCCAGATGGACTATATGTGATACCagaatatgaaaatatatatacatgGCAGGGAGGTATTTTTATACGCTCTGGTTTATATGCAGGAGCATTTTATAGGTTTCAGATAGAATTAGCATTAGAAAGAGAATATGTTTCGGATGGATCAGAGTTAAAAACACACAAAGTAGAATTTTTGAATCCTCCAGCACATCCACTGGTTAGCATTAGTAGTGGGTTATTATACATTCCAAATGAGTGGCAAGCAAAGATCCAAAATAATGTTCTGGctttgttattttttataaagaatatattttactTGCCAGAATTAATAACATATAAGTTAGATGATCAAGAGATTGGTAATGTTGAAATGTCAGATTCTGTCAGAAATGATCCAAAGAAAgcaatatataaaattcaGAGAAGCGTAAAAGATTCAATAGAAAAGTCATGCAGAGCatataattccaaattctccccttttaaattaaattatcatgTGAACGATTCCGATAAAAATGAAGACAAGGAAGAAGCAAAACAAGAATTTCATTACAATATAGATGATGATCTTTCTGCAGATATTGTAGAGTACATTAAAGAATGTGTACAGAACTCATCAAACATTAATGAACAAAAAGAATCGCTTAATGAATGGATTCTAAATATTGTTgataaaaacaaattaaaataa
- a CDS encoding kelch repeat-containing proteins that is fused to a HSP90-like ATpase: MKQITALKEQMKDQEENKGDIHNTQIFLENGTLMLIKDDRTALRRLDLENCNAMQIPSAPDFKLYYRTGSEDTEGGGACNRLRVQIVAISKKLNNEEEKGDLNLISSVLKEKLNHWNKELELRTEIAYIQKNIRIGNEYAVTKLPTFLSLLNALCSDKVTTGEQRKRIRDTVNLFLMGEIRYDDIFLIFSKILGDQVLHHLIASLEGPLENDGSLDFSWMARSFEFKKEISPFEKLLSYTDIQNFLKDSIKLFPLNGFDPLDIPNVGYSSVKCGQYLIFLGGIKSSKRENGIRNISLYSFDKINVLNTETLKVSSFICPGTTPKSTIHHSSNLLMSQSGPKILLSGGLYWDESSKEFKFSDTTSVFDMKTRGWKILDGCANTPRFLHTSLTYPQHSTGKSSQFIIVFGGLTKSLTEISPSNDLWVFSTKFNSWTQVAVLPAPNSTQTELPMPRFGHSMAWISEKTFLIYGGETRTKEEDDNYVGALLNDIWSFTINSNDHDIENLNIRGHWTKISSTGSPRPASSLHACISLSFLKNDSRIEKVTDMILGSTDDSNNTNQLLFIGGCSSPLIKSYPIHLNDQEPASEDSKHNQDWFLYNIEGSKFELHSKNEAQMGIFDINSKKWTGIENLKVSNPSPTSKSMLTPLIEQDDFSNMTILGGTSLIFETTSINKNTVIPCILLQMLDKSNLKAKGSQRRFFALSLLGLEPYFSTAHDETDLNLEQNNAGLITEEPTISESVSKYLKPKANKNFSISASVFSPFSSSQSWIFGAIAHLTDNSFSTEVNSSIFEISICKNYISVIDNGSGLCYEDLNRLFKHFGTDSCGSMDECLTDSKNSSPLKMYGLGFKHAFSRLSDTCMVFTKTSNYIGVGLLCKSIMKSENLIENRYWTPICYWYSDTMKPLIPKGSSISEYEENQRLILKYGFVKDPSLFCDHFNSIDSCSGTKMLFSLDEKYIKLHPTQYLEVSDKGMNLLNQGNSLIDSNHLNSCVFSIPEEEMNTQSSESTNSTISPFWKSERYSIDYSLSTYLSWLYLNKTQKIFCQGRLISHDDKSESLSLYDFLTQNLNQPVELSRIYKNGSNDGAFALIGKLCSSSKNDEQNTTMTTESEIRENNAERPNDISSASSKISKSEKIFEAGILLYYNGRLIRRLEHTFPCTKPKELNEFQLTALINVPHWLKPASNKQEFLLERTGIFEEFQDHIRELISVYINIHHDQSKLKAWEAEFNNSSSEDSSLIRPNKIPKLEG; the protein is encoded by the coding sequence ATGAAGCAAATAACAGCTCTCAAGGAACAAATGAAGGatcaagaagaaaataaaggtGATATTCATAATACACAAATATTCCTTGAAAATGGGACATTAATGCTAATTAAGGATGATAGAACGGCACTTAGAAGATTAGATTTAGAAAACTGTAATGCGATGCAAATACCTTCTGCCCCTGACTTTAAGTTGTATTATAGGACAGGGTCAGAAGATACTGAAGGGGGGGGTGCTTGTAATCGGCTTCGAGTGCAAATAGTTgcaatttcaaaaaaacttaataaTGAGGAGGAGAAAGGAGACTTAAATCTGATCTCCAGTGTTTTAAAGGAGAAACTTAATCATTGGAATAAGGAATTGGAACTACGAACTGAAATAGCGTATATAcagaaaaatattagaattgGTAATGAGTATGCTGTTACTAAACTTCCAACATTTCTTAGCCTTTTAAATGCTTTATGCTCAGATAAGGTAACAACAGGAGAACAGAGGAAAAGGATAAGGGATACAGTTAACTTATTTTTGATGGGAGAAATAAGATACGATGACAtttttctcattttttcaaaaattttgGGAGATCAGGTACTTCATCACTTGATTGCTTCTCTTGAAGGACCATTAGAAAATGATGGTAGCTTAGATTTCTCTTGGATGGCTCGCTCATTCGAATTCAAGAAAGAAATCTCTCCATTTGAAAAACTTTTATCATATACAGATATCCAAAACTTTCTTAAGGACTCTATTAAGCTGTTTCCACTCAATGGCTTTGATCCCCTGGATATTCCTAATGTAGGTTATTCTTCAGTTAAATGTGGTCAATACTTGATATTTTTGGGTGGAATAAAATCATCAAAGAGAGAAAATGGaataagaaatatttcCCTATACtcttttgataaaattaatgtaCTTAATACAGAAACCTTGAAAGTTTCCAGTTTTATTTGTCCTGGTACCACGCCAAAATCAACAATACACCACTCTAGTAATTTGCTTATGTCTCAATCTGGCCCTAAAATACTTCTTTCTGGCGGACTTTACTGGGATGAATCTTCTAAAGAATTCAAGTTTTCTGATACAACTTCTGTATTTGATATGAAAACCAGAGGTTGGAAAATACTTGATGGCTGTGCAAATACTCCCAGGTTTCTACATACATCTCTCACATACCCACAGCATTCAACTGGTAAATCCTCACAATTCATTATCGTTTTTGGAGGGCTTACAAAAAGCCTTACAGAAATCTCTCCCTCTAATGATCTTTGGGTTTTCTCTactaaatttaattcatgGACCCAAGTAGCTGTTCTTCCTGCACCAAACTCAACTCAGACTGAACTTCCAATGCCAAGGTTCGGTCATAGTATGGCTTGGATAAGCGAGAAAACATTCTTGATTTATGGTGGCGAGACTAGaacaaaagaagaagatgataatTATGTTGGTGcattattaaatgataTTTGGTCATTTACAATTAACTCTAATGATCATGATATAGAGAACCTAAATATAAGAGGCCATTGGACAAAAATTTCTTCTACAGGATCTCCTAGGCCTGCATCTTCCCTCCATGCATGCATTTCTCTGAGTTTTCTCAAGAATGACTCGAGAATTGAGAAAGTCACTGATATGATACTTGGTTCTACAGATGATTCCAACAATACCAACCAGTTACTATTCATTGGAGGGTGTTCATCCCCACTCATTAAGAGTTATCCAATTCACTTAAATGATCAAGAACCAGCCTCAGAAGATAGTAAACATAATCAAGACTGGTTTCTATATAATATAGAGGGCTCAAAATTTGAGCTTCACTCAAAGAATGAAGCTCAAATGGgtatttttgatattaattccaaaaaatgGACAGGTATTGAAAACCTTAAAGTCTCCAATCCTTCTCCTACTAGCAAGTCAATGCTTACCCCTCTAATTGAACAGGATGACTTTTCAAATATGACTATACTAGGAGGGacatctttaatatttgaaactacttctattaacaaaaatacGGTAATTCCCTGTATACTACTTCAAATGTTAGATAAAAGTAATTTGAAAGCTAAAGGAAGTCAAAGAAGATTTTTTGCACTTTCATTGTTAGGCTTAGAACCGTATTTTTCTACTGCTCACGATGAAACAGATTTGAATTTGGAACAAAATAATGCAGGCCTTATTACAGAGGAACCTACTATTTCAGAATCTGTCTCAAAGTATCTAAAACCAAAAGCGAACAAGAACTTCTCTATTTCAGCATCTGTATTTTCTCCTTTTAGCTCATCTCAAAGTTGGATTTTTGGAGCCATAGCTCATTTGACTGATAATTCCTTCTCAACTGAGGTTAATTCTAgcatatttgaaatttcaatatgCAAAAACTACATTTCTGTTATAGACAATGGCTCAGGATTGTGTTATGAAGATCTAAATAGACTATTCAAACATTTTGGAACAGATTCTTGTGGCTCAATGGATGAATGTCTAACAGATTCTAAGAATAGTTCACCATTGAAAATGTATGGTCTGGGATTCAAGCATGCATTTTCACGTCTCTCTGATACATGTATGGTTTTCACAAAAACTAGTAACTATATTGGAGTAGGACTATTATGCAAATCTATTATGAAATCTGAAAATTTGATTGAAAATAGATATTGGACTCCTATTTGCTATTGGTATTCTGATACAATGAAACCTTTAATCCCAAAAGGATCGTCCATATCCGAGTATGAAGAGAACCAAAGATTGATTCTTAAATATGGTTTTGTAAAGGATCCGAGCCTTTTCTGTGAccattttaattcaatagaTTCTTGTTCAGGCACAAAAATGTTATTTTCTCTGGATgagaaatatataaagCTTCATCCAACACAGTATCTAGAAGTTTCCGATAAGGGAATGAATCTTTTAAACCAAGGAAATTCTCTTATCGATTCGAACCATTTAAATTCTTGTGTTTTCTCAATCCCTGAAGAAGAGATGAATACTCAATCTTCAGAGTCAACTAATTCCACCATTTCTCCATTTTGGAAATCTGAAAGGTATTCAATAGACTACTCACTATCTACCTATCTTAGCTGGCTCTACTTGAACAAGACTCAAAAAATCTTTTGCCAAGGAAGACTTATATCTCATGATGACAAGTCTGAATCTTTAAGTTTGTACGATTTTCTAACTCAAAATCTAAATCAGCCTGTGGAGTTATCtagaatatataaaaatggTTCTAATGATGGAGCTTTTGCTTTAATTGGGAAGCTTTGCTCCAGTTCTAAAAATGATGAACAGAACACAACAATGACAACTGAATCTGAAATTAGAGAAAACAATGCAGAACGTCCAAATGATATCTCATCAGCTAGCTCTAAGATCTCCAAATCTGAGAAAATCTTTGAAGCAGGCATTCTGTTGTACTATAATGGCCGTCTCATTCGAAGATTAGAACACACTTTCCCATGTACAAAACCTAAAGAATTGAATGAATTCCAATTAACTGCTCTAATCAACGTCCCACACTGGCTTAAACCTGCTAGCAACAAACAAGAATTCTTGTTAGAAAGAACCGgaatttttgaagaattccAAGACCATATTAGAGAATTAATTTCGGTATATATTAACATTCATCATGATCAAAGCAAGCTTAAGGCTTGGGAGGCtgaattcaataattctaGCTCCGAAGATTCAAGCTTGATCCGCCCAAATAAGATCCCCAAATTAGAAGGATAA
- a CDS encoding hypothetical protein (with a domain similar to vacuolar ATP synthase subunit g): MSATGKNGTGSSALIQKLMDAEVDAEEIVRRAKENRILKLKEAQISAEEELKAFREKEEAQFESEFKNFSVEDSVDQTLEKSTEEAIEIVKNDFKNNGGAVADLILKKVLSVDLSLPPTVTHLAKIGKIH, from the coding sequence ATGTCAGCAACAGGAAAGAATGGTACAGGCTCATCAGCCTTAATTCAAAAGTTAATGGATGCTGAGGTGGATGCCGAGGAAATTGTTCGTCGCGCAAAGGAAAACAGAATTTTAAAGCTCAAGGAGGCTCAAATTTCTGCTGAAGAAGAGTTAAAGGCATTTAGAGAGAAGGAAGAGGCACAATTTGAGTCAGAGTTTAAAAACTTTTCTGTTGAAGATTCTGTAGATCAAACTTTAGAAAAATCCACAGAGGAGGCAATTGAGATAGTCAAGAATGATTTTAAAAACAATGGGGGAGCAGTTGcagatttaattttaaagaagGTCTTATCCGTTGATCTTTCTTTACCTCCTACTGTCACTCACTTGGCAAAGATTGGAAagattcattaa
- a CDS encoding hypothetical protein (similar to uncharacterized expressed protein) encodes FRVPPRVLYNSFLDESDLTRLSLGSKCLMDPKEGGKFSLYNGSVEGTNISLDKDTRIEQNWRFSSWEEGVYSKVVIEFRPLIGEDDCTEVVLVQTGIPSLDKFGNPGCLEQCMLGWERNFWDRFEKIMGYPKFK; translated from the exons TTTAGAGTCCCACCAAGAGTATTGTACAATAGTTTCCTGGATGAATCTGATTTGACCAGGCTTTCATTAGGAAGTAAATGTTTAATG GATCCAAAAGAAGGAGGGAAGTTCTCTTTATACAATGGATCAGTAGAAGGAACAAATATTAGTCTGGATAAAGATACAAGAATAGAACAAAATTGGAGATTTAGTTCTTGGGAGGAGGGAGTTTATTCAAAAGTTGTTATTGAGTTCAGACCATTAATTGGAGAGGATGATTGTACTGAAGTAGTATTAGTTCAGACCGGAATCCCATCTCTAGACAAATTTGGAAACCCTGGTTGTCTTGAACAGTGTATGCTAGGGTGGGAAAGAAATTTTTGGGACCGTTTTGAGAAAATTATGGGGTACccaaaatttaaatag